The following proteins are encoded in a genomic region of Tenacibaculum sp. 190524A05c:
- a CDS encoding RNA polymerase sigma factor, translated as MKHEESICKPKVFAEIFDNHSESLRNYMYYKCGDMHLAEDLVQESFVKLWQSCSKVLISKAKSFLFTVASNLFLNVVAHKKVVLKHQKQTTKQYTKETPEFILEEKEFMEKLQNAIADLSEKQREVFLLNRIDKKTYTEIAEIVGISVKAVEKRMSLALKKLREKIDVL; from the coding sequence ATGAAGCATGAAGAATCAATTTGTAAACCAAAAGTGTTTGCAGAAATATTTGATAATCATTCTGAATCCCTAAGGAATTATATGTACTACAAGTGTGGTGACATGCATCTTGCCGAAGATTTAGTTCAAGAAAGTTTTGTTAAACTTTGGCAAAGTTGTTCTAAAGTTTTAATTTCTAAGGCGAAATCTTTTCTGTTTACTGTGGCAAGTAATCTGTTTTTAAATGTTGTTGCTCATAAAAAAGTAGTTTTAAAACATCAAAAGCAAACAACAAAACAGTACACAAAAGAAACCCCTGAATTTATTTTAGAAGAGAAAGAGTTTATGGAAAAACTGCAAAATGCTATAGCAGATTTATCCGAAAAGCAACGAGAAGTTTTCTTGTTGAATAGAATTGATAAAAAGACATATACTGAAATTGCAGAGATAGTTGGAATATCAGTTAAAGCTGTTGAAAAACGAATGTCATTAGCTCTAAAAAAACTTAGAGAAAAAATAGATGTACTCTAA
- a CDS encoding fatty acid desaturase produces MILNNKSTLAYPTLILFTVLLTSYGFLYYLFEASVVNELTAIAIGAFLAYSMFTVVHESSHGNISRGIVKFHSLESLIGWIAGCFLFFPFSAFKVIHLKHHAHTNDSEEDPDGYVRGNNLLSVFLRCFTLIGHYYVTSLGSRSKENEAMRKTRVQTILFVGFIFTILVLVIQFNLWYNFLVVFLFPALVAAPILGFTFDWLPHYPHHNMDKHYNTRIVKVPGLEFLSFFQSYHLIHHMYPRVPFYLYKKKFELIEKDLKEKHSPVEGIGVEDLRIFKKRNTYVDVLEGRTWKYSLQVDRIRMLTHDAAEITFKKLDDIPFHFKAGQYVVISMLVDGEKVSRCYSICSNPNSGELKIGVKRVPGGKLSNRILDYLAVGKYVNVSGPFGTFNIQEDESVKNHLFIAGGSGITPIFSMIQKILDDGLSNIRLIYGCKSENDIMFHQELKELAKQYKNEFSLTITYDLMTTTHQKELIDFKEYTNYYICGPAPMMEASKEVLTSNGILSSRISIEEFSYQKETPSGQKFQITMNNKSFSVYESETILEGAKRNKVAIPYACSMGQCGTCTCELKDGEVTWKSDDQSVLLENEKKEGLILTCMCKPKSDIKLKS; encoded by the coding sequence ATGATATTGAATAACAAAAGCACTCTAGCATACCCAACATTGATTCTTTTCACGGTGTTATTAACTTCTTATGGATTTTTATATTATTTATTTGAAGCGAGTGTTGTTAATGAACTTACAGCAATCGCAATTGGAGCGTTTTTGGCGTATAGCATGTTTACTGTGGTTCATGAATCTAGTCATGGGAATATTTCAAGAGGAATTGTAAAATTCCACAGTTTGGAAAGTTTAATAGGATGGATAGCCGGTTGTTTTCTGTTCTTTCCATTTAGCGCTTTTAAAGTAATTCATTTAAAACACCATGCGCATACCAATGATTCAGAGGAAGATCCAGATGGCTATGTTAGAGGAAATAATCTTTTATCTGTTTTTTTAAGATGTTTTACTTTAATAGGACATTATTACGTGACTTCTTTAGGAAGTCGAAGTAAAGAAAATGAAGCCATGAGAAAAACAAGAGTCCAAACGATTCTGTTCGTAGGATTCATTTTTACTATCCTTGTGTTGGTTATTCAATTCAATCTTTGGTATAATTTCCTTGTTGTTTTCTTATTCCCTGCTTTAGTAGCAGCGCCAATTTTAGGATTTACTTTCGATTGGCTGCCGCACTATCCCCATCATAATATGGATAAACATTACAATACAAGAATTGTTAAGGTTCCAGGTCTTGAGTTTTTATCTTTTTTTCAGAGTTACCATTTAATTCATCATATGTACCCAAGAGTTCCTTTTTATCTCTATAAAAAGAAGTTTGAGTTAATTGAAAAGGACTTAAAAGAAAAGCATTCTCCAGTTGAAGGAATTGGTGTTGAGGATTTAAGAATTTTCAAGAAAAGAAATACGTATGTTGATGTTTTGGAGGGAAGAACTTGGAAGTATTCTCTTCAAGTTGATCGTATAAGAATGTTAACTCATGATGCTGCTGAGATAACTTTTAAGAAGCTCGATGATATTCCATTCCATTTCAAGGCAGGTCAATATGTAGTAATTTCTATGTTAGTTGATGGAGAAAAAGTAAGCAGATGCTATTCTATTTGTTCTAACCCGAATTCGGGAGAATTGAAAATTGGGGTGAAAAGAGTTCCTGGAGGAAAATTGTCTAATAGAATCCTAGATTATTTAGCTGTTGGAAAGTATGTGAATGTTTCAGGTCCTTTTGGAACATTTAATATTCAAGAAGATGAATCAGTAAAAAACCATTTATTTATTGCTGGCGGAAGCGGGATTACTCCAATCTTTTCCATGATACAAAAAATTCTAGATGACGGTTTGTCGAATATAAGGCTGATTTATGGCTGTAAAAGTGAGAATGACATAATGTTTCACCAAGAATTAAAAGAGCTCGCAAAACAGTATAAAAATGAATTCTCATTAACGATTACGTATGATTTAATGACTACAACTCATCAGAAAGAACTGATAGATTTTAAAGAGTACACAAATTACTATATCTGTGGGCCAGCACCTATGATGGAAGCTTCGAAAGAAGTACTGACCTCAAATGGAATTTTATCAAGCCGAATTAGTATTGAAGAGTTCTCTTATCAAAAAGAAACCCCGTCTGGTCAAAAGTTTCAAATAACTATGAATAATAAGAGTTTCTCGGTTTATGAATCTGAAACTATTTTAGAAGGAGCGAAAAGGAATAAAGTCGCGATTCCTTATGCATGCAGTATGGGGCAATGTGGAACTTGTACTTGTGAGTTAAAGGATGGAGAAGTCACATGGAAATCAGATGATCAATCTGTATTATTAGAAAATGAAAAGAAGGAAGGTTTAATACTTACTTGTATGTGTAAACCTAAATCAGATATAAAACTTAAATCGTAA
- a CDS encoding GMC oxidoreductase has protein sequence MTKEKYDYVIIGSGFGGSVSALRLVEKGYSVLVIEKGKWFKPKDFPKTNWNLKKWLWEPRLRLFGFFKMTYLNHVSILSGVGVGGGSLTYANTLPIPKKEFFTSGSWNGLNDWETELAPHYKEAYRMLGAEENPYFGPADHLIQDLSKDLKREDHFSTTKVAVHFGKPGEKVKDPYFNGEGPDRAACNYCGACMTGCRFNAKNTLDKNYLYFAQKLGVEIVAEHEVLDVLPKDKNGTSGYEIYFKKSTSKFSKTIKVESKGVVFSGGVLGTVPLLLKLKQKKSLPNLSEMVGGNIRTNNESLLLITSTEKKSKDYSKGIAIGSILHIDKNSHLEPVRYGKGSGFFRTLTIPSVQHKYAIVRILGVFGVLFSSPVQLFKTIFTKAYSKRTTVLLFMQTLDSTLRLKLGKVTQLKTEKESNEAPSGFIPEASKLAKLLSQKVKAIPFSNFADVLLGTPTTAHILGGAVMGKTKEEGVIDKNNKIYGYENMYVCDGSMISANPGVNPSLSITAISELAMSKIPTKQ, from the coding sequence ATGACAAAGGAAAAATACGATTACGTAATTATTGGTAGTGGATTCGGAGGGTCTGTAAGTGCTTTAAGACTTGTAGAAAAAGGATATTCGGTTTTAGTTATTGAGAAAGGAAAATGGTTTAAGCCTAAAGATTTTCCAAAAACAAATTGGAACTTGAAAAAATGGCTTTGGGAACCTCGATTACGATTGTTTGGTTTTTTTAAAATGACATATCTAAATCATGTTAGTATACTTTCTGGAGTAGGAGTGGGAGGTGGATCACTTACTTATGCGAATACATTACCAATTCCTAAAAAGGAATTTTTTACATCGGGTAGCTGGAATGGACTGAATGATTGGGAAACGGAATTGGCACCGCATTATAAAGAAGCATACAGGATGTTGGGCGCGGAAGAGAATCCATATTTTGGTCCTGCAGATCATTTGATACAAGATTTATCAAAAGACTTAAAGCGAGAAGATCATTTTTCAACAACCAAAGTTGCTGTACATTTTGGTAAACCTGGAGAAAAAGTAAAAGATCCATATTTTAATGGAGAAGGTCCTGATCGAGCTGCCTGTAATTATTGTGGTGCTTGTATGACGGGATGTAGATTCAATGCAAAAAATACTTTAGATAAAAATTATCTGTATTTCGCTCAAAAATTAGGAGTTGAAATTGTTGCAGAACATGAAGTTTTAGATGTTTTACCTAAAGATAAAAATGGAACGTCTGGTTACGAAATCTATTTTAAAAAAAGCACTTCGAAATTTTCAAAAACTATAAAAGTAGAATCAAAGGGAGTTGTTTTTTCTGGTGGAGTTTTAGGAACAGTTCCGTTGTTATTAAAATTGAAGCAAAAAAAATCGTTGCCAAATTTGTCTGAAATGGTTGGTGGTAATATCAGAACAAATAACGAATCATTGTTATTGATAACATCAACTGAAAAGAAGTCAAAAGATTACTCAAAAGGAATCGCAATTGGTTCTATTTTACATATTGATAAGAATAGTCATTTAGAGCCTGTTCGATATGGTAAAGGATCTGGTTTTTTTAGAACGTTAACAATTCCGTCTGTTCAACATAAGTATGCAATAGTTCGAATTCTTGGTGTTTTTGGAGTGTTGTTTTCTTCTCCAGTTCAGTTGTTTAAAACCATTTTTACGAAAGCGTATAGCAAAAGAACTACCGTATTATTATTTATGCAAACTTTGGATAGCACATTACGTTTAAAATTAGGAAAAGTAACTCAGTTAAAAACAGAAAAAGAATCCAACGAAGCACCAAGTGGATTTATTCCTGAAGCTTCAAAATTGGCTAAGTTATTGAGTCAAAAAGTTAAAGCAATACCTTTTTCGAATTTTGCCGATGTATTATTAGGTACTCCAACAACAGCTCACATATTGGGAGGTGCCGTTATGGGAAAGACAAAAGAAGAAGGAGTAATAGATAAAAACAATAAAATCTATGGATATGAAAATATGTATGTTTGCGATGGGTCTATGATTTCTGCAAACCCAGGTGTTAATCCCTCATTATCTATAACTGCAATTTCTGAACTAGCAATGTCGAAAATTCCAACAAAACAATAA
- a CDS encoding TonB-dependent receptor, which yields MSFRKLQVIGLLFTMLMVNNIYSQTLKKGIPLKQILQKLEELHQIKFSYSDDVINDKLITKVSYDDSLEDLLLKFEEQSGLIFKRATERYILVLEKKKPRPGVLCGYIKDIFSKETIEGVSVYIEEKKVGVFSDENGYFELKQAEKNDILIISYGGYRTIKKAVGSIDGNNCKTFEIEEYSSELDEVLINSYLVNGISKNKDGSIAIKPQQRDILPGLTEPDILQSVQLLPGVLSPNETSSGLHIRGGTPDQNLVLFDGIRIYNPAHFFGMISAFNPYIIEEVNVLSEGVGAQYGNHVSGVVDIRTKSKVAKEISAAFGSNLTHADAFLKMPLGKKASILVSGRRSLSDFFETSTFQSLAKKVFQNTVIDQNEKNDVDQVFDKNNRFYFQDFNTKLNLEIGENDQLMLHQLFVSNKLDYRFGLSDGSFLQTDQLDVKNIGLGANWMKQWDEKLSQETTVYYSDYDLNYSFIGGQNVDPVFSQSSLKKNSIKEFSFKTELKNQFRKNHQIGYGFELINNDVAYNLGRTYSFAPDSDYNIEEASSSTIYALYSNYIYENEDKFNIRIGLRNTYFSLEKLFFVTPRIYTQVKVFPNFWANFSYEKKQQNISQIIEFSTNDFGLENYVWSLSNKNEIPILKSDQFSSGLVFRKNDWMIDVNAYHKKIDGLTSLGQSVATNANIIANGSSTSKGINFLLKKRFNDYTSWISYSYGDTKFTFPQTNEGNPFSGNNDITHRLRWSHNYKVGNFDFSLGWVYRTGIPFTEVLERNNNGTQEFFFGDINGRRLESYQRLDFSSTYQFNISKNKKWKGKLGVSFLNIFDRSNKLQRSFFLTNGQNSNVVLGTTDTVSLGFTPNVMFRIIYN from the coding sequence ATGAGTTTTAGAAAACTTCAGGTCATTGGTCTATTGTTTACCATGCTAATGGTAAACAACATTTATTCGCAAACCTTAAAAAAAGGAATTCCTCTTAAACAAATACTTCAAAAACTTGAGGAACTACACCAAATTAAATTTTCATATTCAGATGATGTAATTAATGATAAGTTAATTACAAAAGTTTCTTATGATGATTCACTTGAGGATTTATTGCTAAAATTTGAGGAGCAATCTGGTTTGATTTTCAAGCGAGCAACAGAAAGATATATTTTAGTCCTAGAAAAGAAAAAGCCGAGACCAGGTGTTTTATGCGGATACATAAAAGATATATTCTCCAAAGAAACCATTGAAGGTGTTAGCGTTTATATTGAAGAAAAAAAAGTAGGAGTTTTTTCAGATGAAAATGGTTACTTCGAACTCAAGCAAGCTGAGAAAAATGATATTTTGATAATTTCTTACGGAGGTTATAGAACAATTAAGAAAGCCGTTGGTAGTATTGATGGAAATAATTGTAAAACTTTTGAAATTGAAGAGTATTCATCTGAATTAGATGAAGTACTAATTAATAGTTATTTGGTTAACGGTATTTCAAAGAATAAAGATGGGTCAATTGCTATAAAACCACAACAACGAGATATTTTACCTGGGTTAACCGAGCCAGATATTTTACAGAGTGTTCAATTGTTGCCAGGAGTATTAAGTCCAAATGAAACTTCATCAGGTTTGCACATTAGAGGAGGTACACCTGATCAGAATTTGGTTTTATTTGATGGAATAAGAATATATAATCCTGCTCACTTTTTTGGAATGATTTCCGCTTTCAATCCATACATTATTGAGGAAGTAAATGTGTTGAGTGAAGGTGTAGGAGCTCAATATGGAAATCATGTTTCTGGAGTTGTAGATATTAGAACAAAATCGAAAGTGGCAAAGGAAATAAGCGCAGCATTTGGATCTAACCTAACTCACGCTGATGCTTTTTTAAAAATGCCATTAGGAAAAAAAGCTTCAATTTTAGTTTCAGGAAGAAGATCATTATCTGACTTTTTTGAAACTTCTACCTTTCAAAGTTTGGCTAAAAAAGTATTTCAAAATACAGTTATAGACCAAAATGAAAAAAATGATGTTGATCAAGTTTTTGATAAAAACAACAGGTTCTATTTTCAAGATTTTAATACCAAATTAAACTTAGAAATTGGAGAGAATGATCAATTAATGTTGCATCAATTATTTGTAAGTAACAAGTTGGATTATCGTTTTGGTTTAAGTGATGGTTCTTTTTTACAAACGGATCAATTGGATGTGAAAAATATTGGATTAGGTGCTAATTGGATGAAGCAATGGGATGAAAAATTATCTCAGGAAACAACCGTGTACTATTCTGATTATGATTTAAATTATTCGTTTATAGGAGGTCAAAATGTAGATCCAGTTTTTTCCCAGTCTTCTTTAAAAAAGAACTCCATAAAGGAGTTTAGTTTTAAAACAGAACTTAAAAATCAATTCCGAAAAAATCATCAAATTGGTTATGGTTTTGAATTAATCAATAATGATGTTGCTTATAATTTAGGCAGAACATATTCGTTTGCTCCAGATAGTGATTATAATATTGAAGAAGCAAGTTCAAGTACTATCTACGCTTTATATAGTAACTACATATATGAAAATGAAGACAAGTTTAATATTCGAATTGGACTAAGAAACACTTATTTCTCGCTTGAAAAATTATTCTTTGTTACTCCTAGAATTTATACTCAAGTGAAAGTGTTTCCGAATTTCTGGGCGAATTTTTCCTATGAGAAAAAACAACAGAATATTAGTCAGATTATAGAGTTTTCAACTAATGATTTTGGTTTGGAGAATTATGTATGGAGTTTATCCAACAAGAATGAAATCCCGATTTTGAAATCCGATCAATTTTCAAGTGGATTAGTGTTTAGAAAAAATGATTGGATGATAGATGTAAATGCCTATCATAAAAAGATTGACGGACTAACATCACTGGGGCAAAGTGTGGCTACAAATGCTAATATTATTGCTAATGGCTCAAGTACTTCTAAGGGAATTAATTTCTTATTGAAAAAACGTTTTAATGATTATACTTCCTGGATCAGTTATAGCTATGGAGATACTAAGTTTACTTTTCCACAAACAAATGAAGGAAATCCATTCTCCGGAAATAATGATATAACACATCGTTTAAGATGGTCTCATAATTACAAGGTTGGTAATTTTGATTTTTCACTAGGTTGGGTGTATAGAACAGGTATTCCTTTTACTGAGGTTTTAGAGCGAAATAATAATGGAACACAAGAGTTTTTCTTTGGTGATATTAATGGAAGAAGATTAGAAAGTTATCAAAGATTAGACTTTTCTTCAACATATCAATTCAATATATCTAAGAATAAAAAATGGAAAGGAAAACTAGGTGTTTCTTTCTTAAATATTTTTGATCGTAGCAATAAGTTACAACGTAGTTTCTTCTTAACAAATGGACAAAATTCAAACGTAGTTTTAGGTACAACTGATACGGTTTCTCTTGGGTTTACTCCAAATGTAATGTTTAGAATTATATATAATTAA
- a CDS encoding T9SS type A sorting domain-containing protein, giving the protein MRNNLKLLIALSLSQFTVLSQETNWRTAPLEKESNFYEIVQKNSPALKVARTKNDRKSRKQVKQFERWKSFWKDRITSDGSFVSAAHNYNEWVKENQRHAEMTERSTNSWSLVGPIKLPTSSISFYPGMGRLNTVAFNGSDTNTMYVGAPGGGVWKTTDGGKTWSAKGDNFPNMGVSDIVINPTNTDVVYLATGDWDGVQNRSLGVLKSTDAGETWNTTGLTFTLLENNRISKLLIDPNNVNTIFATTVNSIKRSTDGGTTWNDVYTENRATFNDIQYKIGSNSIIYATSNSGRFYISKNNGNTWEVASNPTSTGRLDFALTANNPDLITTVDNGGVIRKSTNQGTTWTTASTIAQFSSQGGYNVTIAVSPLDSNLILVGGVDGWRSRNGGSSWEKYLDGYWVSGNPYFYVHSDHHDMEFVPGTNIAFSANDGGLFKGDASKSTKWDDLSEGIAITQYYNVSGTPQNAGKLIMGAQDNDIAVYDGTEFKGENPGSDGVEGLWDYSNSNIAWTCSQAGIFRRTLNGFTTPAQSLSTPGGAPFVWELEIHPTDPKTIFGGFGDIYKSTNRGDSWVNLNSGSGAVEFISISPSNPNVIYVSGTFGVKKTTNGGTSWTNVRTPKIGNVKSIEIHPTNTDEVYFAYSGYGSGKVYKSTDAGGTWTNITASLPNIPTHKIVYKTGSTDGELFLATDLGVYYWTNTKNDWERLGSGLPNVIVHDIEIHYGTEKLRAATYGRGVWETSIKASALGTDDTLLPDNAVTIYPNPTTNKTFSVRLNNLTGKSRVMIYNIIGGVVKNITTTNTREEINLQNFSKGIYIVNITNNGKSLSKKLIVN; this is encoded by the coding sequence ATGAGAAACAATCTTAAACTTTTAATCGCTTTATCATTAAGCCAATTCACAGTTTTGTCGCAAGAGACAAACTGGAGAACAGCACCTCTAGAGAAAGAGAGTAATTTTTATGAAATAGTTCAAAAAAATAGTCCCGCTTTAAAAGTTGCTCGAACAAAAAATGACCGAAAAAGTAGAAAACAAGTAAAACAATTCGAAAGATGGAAAAGCTTTTGGAAAGATAGAATTACTTCAGATGGATCATTCGTTTCTGCAGCTCATAATTACAATGAATGGGTGAAAGAAAACCAACGTCATGCAGAAATGACTGAAAGAAGTACAAATTCTTGGAGCTTGGTTGGTCCAATAAAACTACCTACTTCTTCTATTTCTTTTTACCCAGGAATGGGAAGACTAAATACCGTAGCTTTTAACGGATCTGACACAAATACAATGTATGTGGGAGCCCCAGGTGGAGGAGTTTGGAAAACAACAGATGGTGGAAAAACTTGGAGTGCAAAAGGTGATAATTTCCCGAATATGGGAGTTTCTGATATTGTTATTAATCCTACAAACACAGATGTTGTTTACTTAGCAACTGGAGATTGGGATGGAGTTCAAAATAGATCTCTTGGTGTTTTAAAATCAACAGATGCAGGTGAAACATGGAATACTACTGGATTAACATTCACGCTTCTTGAAAACAATAGAATCAGTAAACTTTTAATTGATCCTAACAATGTAAACACAATTTTTGCTACAACTGTAAATAGCATTAAAAGATCTACAGATGGTGGAACAACATGGAACGATGTTTACACTGAAAATCGTGCGACTTTTAATGATATTCAATACAAAATCGGGAGCAATTCAATTATTTACGCAACATCAAACTCAGGGAGATTCTATATTTCTAAGAATAATGGAAATACTTGGGAAGTAGCTTCTAATCCAACAAGTACAGGAAGATTGGATTTCGCATTAACAGCTAATAATCCTGATTTAATTACAACTGTTGATAATGGTGGTGTAATTCGAAAATCAACGAATCAAGGAACGACTTGGACAACAGCATCAACGATAGCACAATTCTCGTCTCAAGGCGGGTATAATGTTACCATAGCAGTTTCTCCATTAGATTCTAATTTAATTTTAGTTGGTGGTGTAGATGGATGGAGATCTAGAAATGGTGGATCTTCTTGGGAAAAATATTTAGATGGTTATTGGGTAAGTGGAAATCCGTATTTCTATGTTCACTCTGATCATCATGATATGGAATTTGTTCCTGGGACAAATATTGCATTCTCAGCAAATGACGGTGGACTTTTTAAAGGAGATGCTTCAAAAAGCACAAAATGGGATGATCTTTCTGAAGGAATTGCGATTACTCAATATTATAACGTATCAGGAACTCCTCAAAATGCAGGAAAATTAATAATGGGTGCTCAAGATAATGATATCGCAGTTTATGATGGAACTGAGTTTAAAGGAGAAAACCCGGGAAGTGATGGAGTTGAAGGATTATGGGATTACTCGAACTCAAACATCGCATGGACTTGTAGTCAAGCTGGAATATTTAGAAGAACCTTAAACGGTTTTACTACACCTGCTCAAAGCTTAAGTACTCCTGGAGGTGCTCCATTTGTGTGGGAATTAGAAATTCACCCTACTGATCCTAAAACCATTTTTGGAGGTTTTGGTGATATTTATAAGTCAACAAACAGAGGAGATAGTTGGGTAAACTTAAACTCTGGTTCTGGTGCAGTTGAATTTATTTCAATTTCTCCATCTAATCCGAATGTAATTTATGTTTCTGGAACTTTCGGAGTTAAGAAAACAACCAATGGTGGAACTAGTTGGACTAATGTGAGAACACCTAAAATTGGAAATGTAAAAAGTATTGAAATTCATCCAACAAACACTGATGAAGTTTACTTTGCATATTCAGGATATGGAAGTGGAAAAGTTTATAAGTCAACTGATGCAGGTGGAACATGGACAAACATTACCGCTTCATTACCAAATATTCCAACGCATAAAATCGTATATAAAACTGGAAGTACTGACGGAGAATTATTCTTAGCTACAGATCTAGGAGTTTATTATTGGACAAATACTAAAAACGACTGGGAACGCTTAGGAAGTGGATTGCCAAATGTAATTGTTCATGATATTGAAATTCATTATGGAACGGAAAAATTAAGAGCTGCGACGTATGGTAGAGGAGTTTGGGAAACTTCTATTAAGGCATCTGCATTAGGAACTGACGATACATTGCTTCCTGATAATGCGGTAACAATTTACCCAAATCCAACCACTAACAAAACATTCTCTGTAAGACTTAATAATTTAACAGGGAAAAGTAGAGTAATGATTTACAACATTATTGGTGGAGTTGTAAAAAATATCACTACTACAAATACTAGAGAAGAAATAAATCTGCAAAACTTCTCTAAGGGGATTTACATAGTAAATATTACTAACAATGGTAAAAGTTTATCTAAAAAATTAATTGTTAACTAG
- a CDS encoding FecR family protein: protein MMKEYDDTFLARWLNNDLSEVELDDFKNHPDFLLYNKIATKSQELVAPTYDKSALFTKIQGSIDNTRKKGKVRSLYSTITIAVAASVAILFGIFQFINSPTTYTTDFGEQMAVHLPDGSEVILNSKSEIAFNEKNWNVNRKVELTGEGFFKVKKGSKFTVETEKGNVAVLGTQFNVTTDKNLMEVSCYEGKVKVSSQKKVIFLTRGKAYRNINGTSEEWEFSEEEPSWKNGESSFVSIPLKYVIKAIENQYSVEIDAEKINIDHKFTGAFTHKNLSIALETVFKPLKINATIVDKNRITLVEE, encoded by the coding sequence ATGATGAAAGAATACGATGATACTTTTTTAGCTCGATGGCTGAATAACGATTTGAGCGAAGTAGAACTGGATGATTTTAAAAACCATCCGGATTTCTTGTTATACAATAAAATCGCCACTAAATCACAAGAATTAGTTGCGCCGACATACGATAAATCTGCCTTATTTACTAAAATTCAAGGCAGTATAGATAATACAAGAAAAAAAGGGAAAGTTAGATCTTTATATTCAACTATTACAATTGCAGTTGCAGCATCGGTTGCAATTCTTTTTGGAATATTTCAATTTATAAATTCACCAACAACTTACACTACAGATTTTGGAGAGCAAATGGCAGTTCATTTACCAGATGGTTCTGAAGTTATTTTAAATTCAAAATCTGAAATTGCTTTCAATGAAAAGAATTGGAATGTAAATAGAAAAGTAGAATTAACAGGTGAAGGTTTCTTCAAAGTGAAGAAAGGAAGTAAGTTCACGGTAGAAACTGAGAAAGGGAATGTTGCTGTTTTGGGAACACAATTTAACGTTACGACAGATAAAAATTTAATGGAAGTTAGCTGTTATGAAGGTAAAGTTAAGGTGTCATCTCAAAAAAAAGTGATATTTTTAACCCGAGGGAAAGCTTACAGAAACATAAACGGTACTTCTGAGGAATGGGAATTTAGTGAAGAAGAACCAAGTTGGAAGAATGGAGAAAGTTCTTTTGTAAGTATTCCATTGAAATATGTTATCAAAGCAATTGAAAATCAATACAGTGTTGAAATAGACGCTGAAAAAATTAATATTGACCATAAATTTACAGGAGCATTTACTCATAAAAATTTAAGTATTGCTTTAGAAACAGTTTTCAAACCATTAAAAATAAATGCTACAATTGTAGATAAAAACAGAATTACACTCGTTGAGGAATAA